Proteins encoded together in one Saccopteryx leptura isolate mSacLep1 chromosome 7, mSacLep1_pri_phased_curated, whole genome shotgun sequence window:
- the C7H2orf88 gene encoding small membrane A-kinase anchor protein isoform X2 has translation MGCMKSKQTFPFPTTIECDRRNASAESFKSEQRIQPQMPSPAVSEELKGPTGPAIVVDFANRLSQEILSDALQQWADSNNKYCDIPFIESEGP, from the coding sequence ATGGGCTGCATGAAGTCAAAGCAAACTTTCCCATTTCCTACCACAATTGAGTGTGACAGGCGGAATGCAAGTGCAGAGAGCTTTAAGTCGGAACAGCGAATTCAACCTCAGATGCCTTCTCCAGCTGTCAGTGAGGAACTGAAGGGACCCACAGGGCCCGCAATTGTGGTTGACTTTGCAAACCGCCTGTCCCAGGAAATCCTGAGTGATGCCTTGCAGCAGTGGGCAGACAGTAACAACAAGTACTGTGACATCCCATTCATTGAGAGTGAGGGGCCTTGA